The Dehalococcoidia bacterium genome segment CCCCGCCGCTGCTCCTGCTCACCGACGCCGAGGTCTTCGGCTTCGTCAAGCAGCGCCGGGCCATGCGCCAGCCGGGGCCGGACCGCTCCAACCTGATCGCCGACCTGACGCCCGGCGACTACGTCGTCCACATCGAGCACGGCATCGCCCGTTTCGCCGGCATGGCCACGCGCACAGTCGACGGCGTCTCCCGCGAATTCCTCGAGCTCCAGTACGCCGAAGGCGACCGCCTCTTCGTGCCGGTTGACCAGTCAGACCGCATCGCCCGCTACATCGGCCCCGGGGACCACCGCCCCGGGCTGACCCGTCTGGGCAGCGGCGAGTGGGCGCGCACCCGCGACCGCGTCCGCCGCGCTGTCGCCGACGTGGCGAAGGACCTCCTGGAGCTGTACGCCCGGCGCCAGGTTCTGGAGGGACACGCCTTCTCGCCCGACACGCCCTGGCAGCAGGAGCTCGAGGCCTCTTTCCCTTACGTTGAGACGCCCGACCAGCTCGAGGCCATCCACGCCGTCAAGGCCGACATGGAGGCGCCCCGCCCTATGGACCGCCTGGTCTGCGGCGACGTCGGCTACGGCAAGACCGAGGTCGCGATCCGGGCAGCGTTCAAGGCGGTCATGGACGGCTTCCAGGTCGCTGTCCTCGTGCCTACCACGGTCCTCGCCCAGCAGCACTACAACACCTTCCGCGAGCGCCTCGCGAGCCTCCCCTGCCGCGTCGAGATGCTGTCGCGCTTCCTGAACGACCGCGAGGCCCGCTCCGTAATCGCCGGCCTCGCGGATGGCAGCGTTGACATTATCATCGGGACGCACCGCCTCCTCCAGAAGGACGTGCAGTTCAAGAAGCTCGGCCTCCTGATCATCGACGAAGAGCAGCGCTTCGGCGTCGGCCATAAGGAGCGCCTCAAGCAGATGCGCCAGGAGGTCGACGTCCTCACTCTCTCGGCGACACCGATACCCCGCACCCTCCACATGTCGCTGGTGGGCATCCGCGACATGTCGAGCATGGTCACGCCGCCCGAGCACCGCCTGCCCATCCGCACCTACGTGATGGAGTCCGATGACCACCTGATCCGGGAAGCGATCATGCGCGAGCTGGAGCGCGGCGGGCAGGTCTTCTTCGTCCACAACCGCGTCCACAACATCGAGATGGTCGCCGCCCGTATCCGCAGACTCGTGCCGGAGGCAGAGGTCGGCATCGGCCACGGCCAGATGCCGGAGGAGCAGCTCGAGGCAACCATGCTCCGCTTCGCCGCGGGCGAGATCGACGTCCTGGTGTGCACCACCATCATCGAGTCCGGACTCGACATCCCGAACGCAAACACGATCATCATCAACCACGCCGACAAGCTCGGCCTGGCCCAGCTTTACCAACTCCGGGGGCGCGTCGGCCGGAGCGCCGTCCGCGCCTATGCTTACCTTCTCTACGAGAAGCACACGGCCCTGTCCGAGACGGCGCAGCGCCGCCTGCAGGCCATATTCGAGGCTACGGAGCTCGGGGCCGGCTTCCAGATTGCCCTCAAAGACCTCGAGATCCGCGGCGCCGGCAACCTTCTCGGCGTGGAGCAGAGCGGGCATATGGCAGCAGTGGGGTTCGACCTGTACGTGCGCCTGCTGGGCGAAGCCGTGCAGCGCCTGAAGGCGCTCCAGCGCGGCGAGACGCCGCCGGAGCCCCTCATCGGCCGCCCGGCGATGGTGGTCGACCTGCCGCTGACGGCGTACCTGCCGGAGACCTACGTCCCGGACCTCAACCTCCGCCTCGCCCTCTACCAGCGCCTCGCCCGCGCCGCCTCGAACGCCGAGGTCGACGCCATCGAGCAGGAGATGCGCGACCGCTTCGGCGAGGCGCCCGCCGCCGCCAGGAACCTCACCTGGGTGGTCCGTCTGCGCCTCCTCGCCGCCGAAGCCGGCGTCTCCGCGCTCCAGACGGAAGACCGCCAGATCGTCGTCCGCCTGCTGGCCGGCCGGCGCATCGACCGCGACCGCTTCCCGAAACGCCTCGCCGGCGTGTCTTTCCTCGGCGCGCACCAGCTCCGCCTCGATATCTCCGCGCTGGGCGAGGGCTGGCGCGAGGGCCTCGTGCGCGCCCTGGCGGCCCTGTCCGCGTCCGGGCATCGAGGAAGAGGCGAGGGCTGCAGGCTAGCCTAGCCCGCCTTCGCGTAGTTGCTGGCGCCGTACCAGTCGACGACGACGACCGGCTCGTCGCCCACCACCCAGGCGTCGTGGCCCTTCGGCAGGGACGTGACGTCCCCGGGGCCGGCGATGAACTCCGTGCCGTCGTCCATGCGGATCGCAAGCCGGCCGCTCACGTGGTACTGGAAGTGCGGCGCATGGCAGGAGTCGGTGCCGACGAGCGGCTTGAGGTCCTTGGACCAGCGCCAGCCCGGCTGAAACACCAGCCGCCCGATCTCGGAGCCGCCTACATTTATCAGTTCGGCCCGCCCGTTGGGGAACTCCCGGACCTCCTGCGGCTGGGAGAAGCTCCTGTGCTCGGTCTCGTGTCGCGTCGCCACCATCGCTCGCCTCCTCGGCCTTGATGGCGCACACCTTAACCTACTAGTAGGTAGATGACAAGTACATTCCGGCGCGAAAACCTGCTAGGATTTCCCCCATGAGACGGCCCGTTCGCAGACCCGCTACCGACACCCGCTCCCGCATCCTCGACGTAGCCGAGCGCCTGATCCAGACGCGCGGCTACAACGGCTTCAGCTACGCCGACGTCGCCGCCGAACTGCGCGTGACCACCGCCAGCCTCCACTACCACTTTGCCGGCAAAGCCGAACTCGGCCGCGCCCTGGTCGAGCGCTACACCGAGCGCTTTATGGTGGCCCTGGACAAGATCGAGGCCTCCGAGCCTGACCCGCTGGCGCGCTTGAGCGCCTATGCCGGCCTCTACGCCGCCGTCCTGCGCCGCGGCCGTCTCTGCCTCTGTGGCATGCTTGCCGCCGACTTCCAGACCCTGCCCCGGCAGATGCGCCACGCCGTCCTGGACTTCTTCAACCGCAACGAGGCCTGGCTCAGCCGCGTGCTGGAAGGCGGTCGCGACCAGGGCGTGCTGGCTTTCGAAGAGGAGCCGGCCGGCGTGGCCCGCGCCGTGATCTCCACCCTGGAGGGAGCCATGCTCCTGGCCCGCCCCTTCGCCGATGTCTCGCGCTTCGAGTCAGCCGCCCGCACGCTGCTCGACGGCCTCAAGCGCCACCCGGAGATGGCGCGCGCCTAGAAGTCGTCGTCGATATCGCCGAAGCCGTCGCCGCCGATCACCTCGCGCGAGCCGCCCGGCCCGGCCGGCCCCACGATCCCTTCTTCCTCGAGCATGTCGATCAGGCGCGCCGCCCGCGGATAGCCGATCCGCAGCCGCCGCTGCAGCAACGAAGTCGACACGCGGCGGTGCTCCATCGCCAGCGCCTTCGCGCGCTCGAACATGGGGTCGCCGTCTTCTTCAGCCTCCGCCTCGACAGCTGCCTCTTCCAGCAGGTGGTCATAGACCGGCGTGGCATTGCCCGTCCGGGAGCGCTCGTTCGCCCAGAAGGTGACTATACGGTCGATCTCCTGGTCGGACACATACACCCCCTGCAGCCGCTTCGGCTTCGAGGCGTCCGTTGGCATGTAGAGCATGTCGCCGCGGCCAAGCAGGCGCTCGGCGCCAGCCGTGTCGATGATCGTGCGCGAGTCCACCTGCGAGCTCACGGCGAAGGCGATCCGCGTCGGGAAGTTCGCCTTGATTAGGCCCGTGACCACGTCCACCGACGGCCGCTGCGTCGCCACGATGAGGTGGATCCCCGTAGCCCGGGCCAGCTGGGCCAGGCGGCAGATCTGGCGTTCCACCTCGAACGGCGCAGCCATCATCAGGTCCGCAAGCTCGTCGATGATCACGACCCAGTAGGGCATGCGCTCTGTGACCTTCGGGTGCCGGTTGTACGCGTCGATGTTCCGGACCGCGAGGGCGGCAAAGCGCTTGTAGCGTGACTCCATCTCCGCGATCACCGCCCCCAGCGTCCCCACCACCTTCTCGACGTCGACGATGATCGACGAGAAGGCGAGGTGGGGGATCATCGCGAAGCTCGACAACTCCACGCGCTTCGGGTCAATCATCACGAAGCGCACCTCTTCCGGCTTAGCGTGCATGAGGATGCAGGAGATGATCGAGTTGATGCAGATGCTCTTCCCTGACCCCGTCGCCCCGGCGATGAGCAGGTGCGGCGCCTTCGTCAGGTCCGCAACCACCGGTTCTCCCGACACGCTCTTCCCCAACGCCAGCGCCAGCTTCGACTTCGCGGCGATGCGCTGGAATGCGGGCGTCTCGATCACCGAGCGCAGCGTCACGACCGACGCCGCCGAGTTCGGGACCTCGATGCCCACCAGCGCCTTCCCCGGCACCGGCGCCTCGATGCGGATCGACGGCGCCGCGAGCGCCAGCGCGAGGTCGTTCTGCAGGCGCGTGATCTCGTTCACCCGCACCCGCGTGCGGGAGACCTCCTCCTGGCGCATGACCGGCTTGCCGTCCTTCCCCAGGACGGGCCTGCCTTCGCGGTCGCGTTCCACGACCTGCCGGTACTTGATGTCCCAGCCCGGCTCGATGCCGAACTGAGTAACCGTCGGCCCCTCGTTGATCTGCGTAACGCGCGCATCCACCCCGAAGCTCGCCAGCGTCTCCACGATGAGCGCCGCCCGCGCGGCATTGTCGGGCTTCGCGACCTCGGCGTCTGCGACACCGGCGGACAGCATGTCAATCGGCGGCAGCGACCAGTGGAAAGAGGACACCGGAAGCGGCGCCGGGCCGCGCTCTTCGTCGTCGCGCCAGCCAATCGGCAGCTCGACCTGGCGGGCAGGGCCGGGTGGCGGCGCTTCCTCCTGCGGAGGCTCGGCCTCGAAGCGCTCGATCGGCTCCGCCTCCCGGGGCAGCCAGGAGGGCGGCACGTGCTGCGGCCGCTCGTCCAGGGGCGGCTTCGTCGGGAAGGCGAACTCCACGACTGCGACGATGCCCGCAAAGGCCCGCTGCGGAATACGCCAGCCCCACACCACCCTCAGCACTACCGGCGTCTGGCGCAGAATGCCCTTCGCCACCTGCGGCCAGCCGATGGCCACGAATGCAACGCCGGCCGCGATCCAGGCCAGCAACCCCAATACCGAGCCAGTGAGGGCAGCGCCTAAGTCACCGCCGCCTGACACTTCGGCCAGGGGCACGCCGGCCAGCCACCACGCCGGACCCGTGAGCGAGGCAAGTCCGAGCAGGAACACTGCCGCCGGCGCCGAAGCGGCCAGGGCGCGCGGGTAGCGGGCCAGGAGCCCGAGGTCGCGACGCCAGATGAGGACACCTATCGTCCCGGCCACTCCCGCCAGCGCGAGCGATGCCATGCCTGTCGCCTCAGCCAGGCTCGCCAGCGCAGCAGGCGGCGGGCCGGCGCCGGCAAGAAGGGCTAGCGCGGCAATGGAGATCAGGACGAGGGCGAGGCCAAGGGTCTCGACCCGCCAGAGCCAGCGCACGGCTGTCTCGTACAGCGGCTGGCCGCGTCGCCGGCGTCCGGCAGAGGGTCTCGTTGAGCGGACGGCATTCTGGCGCGCGCCCTGAGGGCGCGCCACACCGCGGGGCTTCACTCCGGTTCGTGCCATGTATGCGCCTATGCCGGTATGCGCCCCGCCAAGAATCGCATGCCAGGCGGACTCAAGCATAGCGCATAACGCCGGGCGCATAAACGCCGCGTCCGCTACCCCGACCGCCTGTGCGTTCGCCGCCATGCGTTATGCTTTGGAGTGGCGCCCCCATCGTCTAGGGGACTAGGACGTGGCCCTTTCAAGGCTAAAACCGGGGTTCGAATCCCCGTGGGGGCACCACCGCGGTTCGCTCTTTCGAGCCCAAACCACGCAGCGTCTGTCACTTGTGCCGCGCTGCCCAGTTCCTGCGCACGCGCGATGTCGCCGCGTGTGTGCGATAGAATCGCTCTGTTCGACGCCGAGCAGGGCGAAAAAGGATGACTCTAAAGACTGTTCCCATTACAGGTAGCGTCGCAGCTTGGGCGATGGAGCAGGCTGGCCTATCCATTGACCAGGTTGCTGACCGGAGTAATTACCCTGTCGAGACAGTCCGTGCATGGATCAGTGAAGAGGTTCGGCCAACCGTAGGCCAGGCCAAAAGACTCGCAGAGGTCCTGCATCGGCCGCTGTCTGTCCTCCTCCTCCCGGCGCCGCCCGAGTCCTTTGGTCTTCCGGATGCCCTACGACGCGCGTCGGGCGCTGGTCAGCGAAACCTCGCCCCGGAGGAGCTCAGGCTAACTCGGCGCGCCCGCCGGCTTCAGCGCCTTCTTCGATGGGTCGTCACGCGCCAAGCCATAGAACCTCCAGACATCCCGCAGGTCAGTGGATTAGAGCCATCGGAGGCGGGCACAATCCTCCGCGACTGGGTAGGAGTCTCCGCGGAGACGCAATTGACTTGGAACGACGCCAAACAGGCCTTCGAGACGTGGCGTGCAACTCTTGAAAGTCTCGGTGTCTTCGTCTTCCAACTCCAGCTGGGCAAAGGCATCCGAGGTTTCAGTATGTTTGATGACCTCGCTCCACTGATCGCAGTCAACACTGCAGAGAACTACCAGGCGCGTTCGTTCACCATCTTCCACGAGCTGGCGCATCTAGGCTCTCGCACAGATAGCGCGTGCCTGGAGAGCACGGGAACTCGCCGACTTGAGCGATGGTGCGAAGAAACGGCGAGCGCAACGCTCATGCCTTTAACGGCAATCCATGACTTCGTCAGGAGCCAGGCTAGCGTGTCAGAAGACGTTGACCTCGTGAAGAAGGCGGCGAGTACGTTCAAAGTGAGTCTACGCGCGGCCGCAGTCGCACTGATTAGAGGAGGATATCTCGACCAGTCCGTCTACGAAGACATCGAGGAATCAGCTCCCATAACTGATCGTCTAAAGGGTTTTGGCCGCGGCCGCGGCCAACGAGCTCCAGAACGCCGGAAAGCGGAGGTGGGGCCGCGGCCCCTAAGGTTAGTCTTCAAGGCTTTTGAGTCCCACCTTCTGACCGAGCGAGATCTCAGGGATTACCTTCGCCTTGATGGGGCTGAATTGGACGAACTTGCGCGGCAATTGGAGAGCGCGTAGAGGTGCAGCAAGAGGATGTCTGGGTAATTGACTCCTCTGCGCTCATCAACATGAAGAGGATTGTACCAGCGGGCGAACAGTGGTCGCTGTTTGAACGGCTGACGGAGTTGGTGCGAGGGCGGATGCTGTTCTTTCCTCGTCAGGTCGCAGACGAATTGAGGCAAGCGAGACACGTCGACACACCAGAGGCCTGGGCTCTTGGCGTCGGACCTCGCGTCGCTTTTGCTTACGACCCAGATCCCGCACTGGTCAAGCACGTGATGGGAGTTGCGGGGAAGTGATCGAGGCGGATGCGGAAGTGGAAAAGGGTGATCCGTACGTCCTAGCCCAGGCCTTGGAACTGCAGCGCCTGGGCCCGAAGCCTCAAGTCGTCACGGACGACACAGTAGATCGGCTTCCCATCAAGATCGCCATGACGACAGCTTGTCAGCGCCTCGGATTGCCGTACCTTACTCTCGACGATTTCCTCCAGACCCTCGGCTCGTCGGGGAACCGCTAACAGTCTTCCATAGGCCCGGTTATTGCCATCGCCGTCCTGAAGTGAGTGGGACCTGCTGGGCCAGCCTCACCAGACCGACCCGCTGTCCGCCGTCACCGCCCGGAGCTACCTGACCCGGCTCTTCAGCGCCGCGAAGGCAAGCGTCAGCGTCACCACACCCAGAGCCGCGACAGCCGCAATCGCGACCCCCAGGTCCGCCATGTCCCAGCCCTCCGACGAGAGGGCGCGCATGCCCCGCAGCAGGTAGGTCATCGGGTTCACCGTCGCCGCGACCTTCAACCAGCCGCTCAGGGCCTCCATGGGCGCGAACAGCGTCGTCAGGAACATCATCGGCATGAACAGCGCCCACAGGCTCTGTGTCGCCTGAGCATTGCCCGTCTTGATCGCCACCGCAAAGCCGATCGCGGAATAAGCAAGGCCCCAGAAGCTGCTCAGGAGCACCAGCGCCACGGCGCCCGGCACGCCCGTGGCGAATTCCAACCCGGTGGCGAAAGCGATGACCAGGACCACGGCGGCCTGCGCCATGATGCGCAGGAAGTCGGCGCCCATGGCGCCAATCAGAATGGAAACGCGGTTCGCCGGCGTCAGCAGCAATTTGTCGAAGTAGCCGCTTTCGATGTCCGCGACCATATTCAGGCCGGCGCTGCCTCCCTGCACCGCGAAGACGATGGCTACCGGCAACTGGAACGCCTCCCAGTTCGAGATCCCGGACCGGCTGGCGAACTCCTCGAGGGAGCCCACCATCACGAAATAGAAGAAGACCGGGATCACGAGGTTGGGCACCAGGTACGCCGGCGTCCGGATCGCCAGCCGCGCCTCCCGCGCGCCCAGCAGAAACGCGGCGCGCACGGCTTCACGCCAGAAATTCCAGGGCGCCAACTGGATTGCCACAGTTGCCTCAGCCATCGCTCCCTCCGCTGCCGTTGCCGGCGCCCTCAAGTCTCGATCCCGTCGCGCGCAGGAATACCTCGTCGAGCGTCGGCTCGCTGAGCGCGACAGACTCCACCGGGACATGAGCCGTATCGAGCAGGCGCACTACCTGCGCGATGACCCCGGCGCCATCCTTCACGAATAGCGTCAGGGCGCCGCCGTCCGCGCGGATGTCGCGCAGCCCCTCGAGACCGCTGAGGACCTGCCTCGCCTGCGGGAGACGAGCCGGCTCGACCCCAATCGAGACTACGCCGCCGCCGATCGTCGCCTTCAGCTCGGAGGGCTTACCCTCGGCCACGATGACACCGCGGTCGATGATCGCCAGCCGGTCGGAGAGGCGGTCTGCCTCCTCGAGATAGTGCGTCGTCAGGAAGACCGTGACGCCGAACTCCTTGTTCAGGCGCTGGACCTCCTGCCAGACCGCCTGGCGGCTTGCCGGGTCCAGGCCCTCCGTCGGCTCGTCGAGAAAGAGGAGCCGCGGTCCGTGCACCAGGGCGCTGGCCAGGTCCAGCCGCCGCTTCATCCCGCCCGAGTAAGTCTTGATCTGGCGGTCCGCGGCCTCCTCGAGGCCGACAAGCTCCAGTAGTTCCGCCGCCCGCCGGGCCGCCTCGCTCCGGCGGAAGCCGTAGAGCTGCGCCTGCAGCACCAGCAGCTCTCGACCCGTCGCCAGGGCGTCCAGGCCCGCCTCCTGGAGGGCGACACCAATGGAACGCCGGACCTCGTGTTGCTGGCGGTACACGTCGAAGCCGGCGACCAGCGCCGAGCCTGACGTCGGGCGCAGGAGCGTCGTGAGCATGCGCACTGTCGTCGTCTTGCCGGCGCCGTTTGGTCCCAGGAAGGCAAACGTCTCGCCGGCCCGTACCAGGAGGTCCACGCCGCCAACGGCGACGACGCCGCCCGCGAATTCGCGCCGCAACTCGTGCGTCTCGACCGCGAAAGCCATCACTCCTCCTCCCTATCGATTATCCGGATGGCCGCCGGTCTGTTCGAGCGCATCCCGTCACATACTGTCAGGAGCCTTACGCCCTCTCGAGGAGCCGCCGAACGGCCGCGAAGCCCAGCACGGGCAGCCGCCCGCAGCCCGACGACCGCGAATGCGGCCCTGCGACGATGGGTCGTCCGAGGCGCACCGCGCGCAGCCCGCAGCCCGCCGCCATCGGGCGACACCGCCAGCGCGCGACAGGTCGCCCGAAAGCGGACCGCAGAGGCGCAGCCCTCCGCCGGGGGGCGTGGGGGGTGTCCCCCCACCACCCTCCGCGAGCCAAGCGCAGCGACGGCGAGCGCCTCCGCTCGCTCCCACCGCCGCGCAGCCTTAGACCAGGCCCCACACCATCGTCGGAGGCGCGCAGTCGCCACCCGTTGCCACCCGCCCGTCCCACCATGCCTCGGAGCCGTAGATCACGCGGCCCGGCACATTGGGCGAAGCCGACGTCGCAAAGAAGCCGCCCCAGAGCCGAGTGCAGAGGGCGCAGCCCTCTGCCGGGGGGCGTGGGGGGTGTCCCCCCACCACCCTCCGCGAGCCAAGCGCAGCGACGGCGAGCGGCCCCCGCTCGCTCTGACCGCCGCGCAGCCTTAGACCGCGATCCCACCACCCGCTCCCGCCAAGTCCCGGCCGGGCCGCCCGTTAGCAAGCAGTCCGCCGGAGTGGTAGGCTGCACGGCGGGGGCCTGCGTGCGAGGCACTCGCTCTGGCACGGGGGCGGGTTAACTGTGAACCAGGCGCTGCCATCAGCAGCGGTCAAGACAAGCGCGCCGGCGCGGCGCAGCGATACCATCCCGCGTCCGCGCCTCCTCGCCCTGATGCGCGCCAACCTGGGCAAGCGGCTCACGTTGATCACCGCGCCTTCCGGGTTCGGAAAGACAGCCCTCCTTGCCGACTTCGTCGCCGAGCTCGAACAGCCCTGCGCCTGGCTGAGCCTCGACGCCTGGGACCGGGACGGCGGTGAACTGCTTGCCAGCCTGGCGCGCGCCCTCGGGAGCGCCGAAGGCGTCGCCGCGCCGGCCCGGGCGCCACTCGACGACCTGCGCCGCCAGCTCAGGCTCCTGGTCTGGAGCGCGCTCGCGGATGGCCCGCGTGTAATCGTCCTCGACGACTTCCAGACCATCGAAGGCTCCCGCGAGGCGCTCGCGCTTGTCGAGGAGTTGATCGCCTCCGCCCCTGAGACCTGCCACATCGTCATTTCGTCGCGGGACTTGCCGCGGCTGGCCGGCCTCGCCCGCCTTGTGGCCCGAGGTGCGGCGCTGTGGCTTGGCCTCGAAGACCTCGCCTTCGACCACGACGAGGTCCGCCGCTTCTTCCGCGAAGTCCGTGAGACCGAGATCGATGACCGCGAGGCCCAGGCCCTCCTCGAGGCCACGGGGGGCTGGGCGGCGCACCTCGCGCTGCTCACCGTCGGCGAGGCAGGGACGATTGAGTCGACTCCCCGCGCCGAGCTGCTCCTGGACGACCTCCTGAGTGAGGCATTCAACCGCCAGACGCCTGCCCTTCGTCGCTTCCTCCTCTCGACGAGCCTCCTGAAGGTGCTGGACCCCTCCTTCTGCGACGAACTTCTCGAGCGCAAGGACTCGCGCGACATCCTCAAGGAACTGGAGCGCCGCAACCTCTTCGCCACCCGGGTCGAGGCCGACCCGCCGGTGTACCGTCTGCACCAGCCGTTTCGCGCCTACCTCAAGGGAAAGCTGCGCGCCGAGAAGGGCAATCGCTTCGCCACGCTTGCCTTGAAGGCGGGCCAGCTCTGCGAAGCGCGAGGAGACTGGGAAGGCGCCGTTTCCTTTTACATCGAGGGCCAGGTCTGGCCGGACGCCGTGCGCGCGCTGCGCGCGGCATCCGAATCCATGCTTGCCTATGGCCGCGCCGCGACGCTGCACGAATGGCTGGAGGCGCTGCCCCGCGAGGTGGTCCAGACACAGCCCGACCTCCTGCTCCTCCGGGCTCGAGTCAAGGTTGACCTGGGCGAGCTTGACGCCGCGTTGCAAGTCATCTCTGACCTCCTTGAAGACGAGGCGCCCGAGACCGTGAGGGGGCTTGCCCTGCTCTATCGCGGGGTCTGCCTCAGCAGGAAGGGCCAGCATCAGGAAGCCGTCAAGACCTGCCGGGCGGCCGCGTCCCTCCTGACGCGGGCCGGCGCGCCGCCGCAGGTCGAAGCCGAGGCCAATCTCTGGCTGGGAGTAGCGATTGGCGCCGGCGGCGGCTTCGCTCGCGCCGTGCCGCCGCTTCGCAAGGCGCTCGCCCTGGCCGAAAAGCTGGGAGATGTGCGCACGGCCTCCATCGCCGCGGACGACCTCGCGGTCGCCTTCGGCAACCTCGGGCAGATCGACCAGGCGCAGATGTACCTGGAGCGCGCGAGGCAGGGCTGGGCAAGCCTCGGCAACGACTATCGGCTTGTCCTCACCCTGAACAACCTGGGCATGATGTACTCCCTGCAGGGCGAGTACGAAGAGAGTTCCCACCTCCTCGCCGAGGCCATCGAACGCTCGCGGGCGACTGGCAACGCCCGTATCGAAGCCATCGCGACGCTTTCCCTCGCCGACGTCAAGCGCGACACCGGCCACTACGACCAGGCCATCGACCTGTACAACGACGGGCTCGACAAAGCCCGCCGCCTCGGCGAGGCCTACTTCGTCGACTACGCCGTGGACGCCCTCGGCATGACCTACATGCTCATGGGCGACCTACAGAAAGCGGAAAGCCTCATCCGGCACGCCGCCGCGGAGGTTGGTGAGCGGGGCGGCGTCTACGAGAACGGCCTACTTTCGCTCTCCCTGGGCATCCTGAGCCACCTGCGGGGTGAGTTCCCAGAGTCCGCGGCCCGCCTCCAGTACGCCCTGCGCGTCTTCAGGGCAGCCGGTGCCGCCCGCGAAGAGGCCCGCGCCCTCTTCCACCTCGCCCACGTGTACCTCGCCACCAACAGCCGCCGCCGCGCGCTCGCCGCCCTCCAGGATGTCGTGCGGCTCGTGCGGGAGATCGGCTACTCGGCCTTCCTCGCGGCCGACGCCCGCCGCTGTCCCGCTCTCACCGCCTTCGCCTCCTCGAAGCGCCTCGGTGACGGCCTCTTCGCCAGACTGCGCGAGGAGCAGGGCCGCCGCGTCGCGCTCGATCTCGGCCTTGGCCCGAGCTACCCGCCGGTGGAGGCCCGCGGCTTCGGTGAGACCAGCGTAGAGATCGACGGCCGCCTGATCACCGACTCGGAGTGGTCGTCGGTGAAGAGCAAGGAGATGTTCTTCTTCTTCCTCGCGGCAAGGCAGCCCGCCTCCCGCGACGAGTGCTGCGCCGCCCTCTGGCCGGAGTTCGACCGGGCACGCGCGACCAGCAACTTCCACTCCACCCTCTACCGGCTCCGGAGCGCCACCTACTTCGACGTGATCACGAACGCGAACGGACGCTACCGCCTGAACCCGGCCGCGCCCTTTAGCTTCGACGTGCGTGAGT includes the following:
- a CDS encoding tetratricopeptide repeat protein, translated to MNQALPSAAVKTSAPARRSDTIPRPRLLALMRANLGKRLTLITAPSGFGKTALLADFVAELEQPCAWLSLDAWDRDGGELLASLARALGSAEGVAAPARAPLDDLRRQLRLLVWSALADGPRVIVLDDFQTIEGSREALALVEELIASAPETCHIVISSRDLPRLAGLARLVARGAALWLGLEDLAFDHDEVRRFFREVRETEIDDREAQALLEATGGWAAHLALLTVGEAGTIESTPRAELLLDDLLSEAFNRQTPALRRFLLSTSLLKVLDPSFCDELLERKDSRDILKELERRNLFATRVEADPPVYRLHQPFRAYLKGKLRAEKGNRFATLALKAGQLCEARGDWEGAVSFYIEGQVWPDAVRALRAASESMLAYGRAATLHEWLEALPREVVQTQPDLLLLRARVKVDLGELDAALQVISDLLEDEAPETVRGLALLYRGVCLSRKGQHQEAVKTCRAAASLLTRAGAPPQVEAEANLWLGVAIGAGGGFARAVPPLRKALALAEKLGDVRTASIAADDLAVAFGNLGQIDQAQMYLERARQGWASLGNDYRLVLTLNNLGMMYSLQGEYEESSHLLAEAIERSRATGNARIEAIATLSLADVKRDTGHYDQAIDLYNDGLDKARRLGEAYFVDYAVDALGMTYMLMGDLQKAESLIRHAAAEVGERGGVYENGLLSLSLGILSHLRGEFPESAARLQYALRVFRAAGAAREEARALFHLAHVYLATNSRRRALAALQDVVRLVREIGYSAFLAADARRCPALTAFASSKRLGDGLFARLREEQGRRVALDLGLGPSYPPVEARGFGETSVEIDGRLITDSEWSSVKSKEMFFFFLAARQPASRDECCAALWPEFDRARATSNFHSTLYRLRSATYFDVITNANGRYRLNPAAPFSFDVREFERYVQDGDSLPVDDPERLRCFERAAEIYTGPFARDFYSEWADELRQRLEDEYLRVAAILAGAAFADRAYDRCIELCDRILAIDDSSEEARCLKIESYIELGDRASAVRHFESYRRFLAAEASMSPSRRLAEISRRLSAGRA